A DNA window from Sulfitobacter noctilucicola contains the following coding sequences:
- a CDS encoding MaoC family dehydratase, translated as MRRAIIHRLTYDALGNMVGEPLGTSDWHVVTQEAINMFADCTGDTQWIHIDVERAQEESPFGGPVAHGYLTLSMLSVMAMEIGVVPEGTSAAVNYGLNKVRFLAPVPAGSKLRLHSKLTGFEKKKNRRYLMTTENTMECAGSNKPVLTAESLAMLVREPDA; from the coding sequence ATGAGGAGAGCGATCATCCACAGACTTACTTATGATGCCCTTGGCAATATGGTCGGTGAACCGTTGGGCACGTCTGACTGGCATGTTGTGACACAAGAAGCGATCAACATGTTTGCAGATTGCACCGGCGATACACAATGGATCCATATCGATGTGGAGCGGGCGCAGGAGGAAAGCCCCTTTGGCGGGCCAGTGGCCCACGGCTACCTCACGCTGTCGATGCTGTCCGTGATGGCGATGGAGATTGGCGTAGTGCCCGAAGGCACTTCGGCAGCTGTAAACTATGGACTTAACAAGGTTCGATTCCTTGCCCCTGTGCCCGCCGGATCAAAGCTTCGCCTGCACTCAAAGCTGACCGGTTTCGAGAAAAAGAAAAACCGACGGTATCTGATGACAACTGAGAACACGATGGAATGTGCAGGAAGCAACAAACCGGTCCTGACCGCAGAAAGCCTTGCGATGTTGGTGCGCGAACCGGATGCCTAG
- the phaP gene encoding TIGR01841 family phasin (Members of this family are phasins (small proteins associated with inclusions such as PHA granules). Note that several different families of phasins have been named PhaP despite very little sequence similarity to each other.), giving the protein MADKSSGNPFMDMFQNFGNSMSIPGPDMNDMMEYHRKNLQALQAAAQVSSGSAQALMAKQREALEKAMADISSSVQSQSSGADTSKMMSAPMDLAKKTFDATLQTTQEMAEILRQGNVESFDVIKARVMESVDELSPKKKS; this is encoded by the coding sequence ATGGCGGACAAAAGCAGCGGCAATCCTTTCATGGATATGTTTCAGAATTTCGGCAATTCGATGAGCATTCCCGGTCCCGACATGAACGACATGATGGAATACCACCGCAAGAATTTGCAGGCACTCCAGGCCGCCGCGCAGGTCAGCTCCGGCAGTGCACAGGCGTTGATGGCAAAGCAGCGCGAAGCGCTGGAAAAGGCGATGGCGGATATTTCCAGTTCTGTGCAGAGCCAATCATCGGGTGCGGATACCTCAAAGATGATGTCGGCACCGATGGACCTAGCCAAAAAGACGTTTGATGCAACTCTGCAGACAACGCAGGAAATGGCCGAGATCCTGCGTCAGGGTAATGTCGAATCTTTCGATGTCATCAAGGCCCGCGTCATGGAAAGCGTCGACGAACTGTCCCCGAAAAAGAAAAGCTGA
- a CDS encoding aspartate aminotransferase family protein produces MSNPMTNDQLTQWDHDHFFHPSTHLGQFARREIGNRIIKGAEGVHITDREGHTSLDAFAGLYCVNVGYGRTEIADAIAAQAHELAYFHSYAGHGSEASITLSRMVAERAPEGMNHVYFGMSGSDANETNIKLVWYYNNILGRPEKKKIIARWRGYHGSGLMTGSLTGLELFHNKFDLPLSQVVHTQAPYFYRRDDRSMDEAAFTADCVSKLEALIEREGADTIAAFIGEPVLGTGGIVPPPAGYWDAIQAVLKKHDILLIADEVVTGFGRLGTMMGSDHYGLKPDLITIAKGLTSAYAPLSGSIVSDRMWKVLEQGTDENGPLGHGWTYSAHPIGAAAGVANLKLLDSLNLVGNAGTVGAHLNNAMTQALGDHAHVGEIRGEGMLCAVELVKDRDDRVFFDAGDKTGPRVVAAMLDRGVIARAMPQGDTIGFAPPFCLTRDEADHVVSVTKDAIASVLG; encoded by the coding sequence ATGTCCAACCCGATGACGAACGATCAATTGACCCAATGGGACCACGATCACTTTTTTCACCCGTCCACCCATCTGGGCCAGTTCGCCCGCCGCGAAATCGGAAACCGGATTATCAAGGGTGCTGAAGGGGTTCACATCACAGACCGCGAAGGGCACACGTCGCTTGATGCATTTGCTGGGCTTTATTGTGTGAATGTGGGCTACGGGCGTACCGAAATCGCAGACGCCATTGCCGCGCAAGCGCATGAGCTGGCCTATTTCCACTCTTACGCCGGACACGGGTCCGAAGCCTCGATCACCCTGTCCCGCATGGTGGCGGAACGCGCACCAGAAGGCATGAACCATGTCTATTTCGGAATGTCCGGTTCGGACGCGAACGAAACCAACATCAAACTGGTCTGGTACTACAACAACATCCTTGGAAGACCGGAAAAGAAAAAGATCATCGCGCGGTGGCGCGGCTACCACGGATCAGGCCTGATGACGGGATCGCTCACCGGGCTTGAGCTGTTTCACAATAAATTCGATCTGCCGCTGTCGCAGGTTGTGCACACGCAGGCCCCGTATTTCTATCGCCGCGACGACCGCTCCATGGACGAGGCAGCTTTTACAGCCGATTGCGTGTCCAAACTGGAAGCGCTGATCGAGCGCGAAGGCGCGGATACGATTGCCGCGTTTATTGGTGAACCCGTTCTTGGGACCGGCGGTATTGTCCCGCCGCCAGCCGGGTATTGGGATGCCATACAGGCCGTACTGAAAAAGCACGACATCCTTCTGATTGCGGATGAAGTTGTCACCGGCTTTGGCCGTTTGGGCACGATGATGGGGTCGGACCATTACGGCCTGAAGCCTGATCTGATCACAATCGCAAAGGGTTTGACTTCGGCCTATGCGCCTTTGTCGGGCTCGATTGTATCGGACCGGATGTGGAAAGTGTTGGAACAGGGTACGGATGAGAACGGGCCATTGGGCCACGGCTGGACCTACTCGGCGCATCCCATCGGTGCCGCTGCCGGTGTGGCAAACCTGAAACTCCTGGATTCACTTAATCTGGTCGGCAACGCGGGCACCGTGGGGGCGCACCTGAACAACGCAATGACGCAGGCTTTGGGTGACCATGCGCATGTCGGTGAAATTCGCGGCGAAGGCATGCTTTGTGCGGTTGAGTTGGTAAAAGACCGGGACGACCGTGTCTTCTTTGATGCGGGCGATAAGACAGGGCCCCGCGTCGTGGCCGCGATGTTGGATCGCGGCGTGATCGCCCGCGCAATGCCTCAAGGCGATACCATCGGGTTCGCACCACCCTTCTGTCTCACACGGGATGAAGCGGATCATGTGGTCAGTGTAACCAAAGACGCGATCGCCTCCGTTCTGGGCTAA
- the doeA gene encoding ectoine hydrolase DoeA (DoeA (degradation of ectoine A) is also called EutD (ectoine utilization D).), translating into MTDPDANFTTAEYEGRIARTRAAMEQRGLDAIFVTDPSNMAWLSGYDGWSFYVHQGVILRQEGEPVWWGRAMDALGAERTVFMTQDGSIRGYDDTFVQNPDKHPMQELTRLLGELGLEKAQIGVELDNYYYTAAAHHSLTKGLARATFHDATGLVNWQRAIKSDGEITYMRRAARIVEGMHARILECAEPGMRKNDLIAEIYAAGIKGADGHWGDYPAIVPMAPSGMDATAPHLTWDDKPMRKGEATFFEIAGAHRRYQCPQSRTLFLGDVPQKYRDAEAAVLDAMDAALEKAKPGNQAQDIANAFNTTLNKAGFEKDSRCGYAIGISYPPDWGERTISFRRGDTTVLQPGMTFHFMPALWLDDGGLEITEPILINDTGHECLCTTPREMWVKA; encoded by the coding sequence ATGACCGATCCAGATGCAAATTTCACCACCGCAGAATACGAGGGGCGCATTGCCAGAACCCGCGCCGCGATGGAGCAGCGCGGACTGGACGCGATCTTTGTCACCGATCCATCAAACATGGCGTGGTTGTCGGGCTATGACGGGTGGTCATTCTATGTGCATCAAGGCGTAATTCTGCGGCAGGAGGGGGAACCCGTCTGGTGGGGACGTGCGATGGATGCGCTGGGCGCCGAACGCACAGTTTTCATGACCCAAGACGGCAGCATCCGGGGATATGACGATACCTTTGTGCAAAACCCCGACAAACATCCGATGCAGGAATTGACCAGACTTCTGGGTGAGCTGGGTCTGGAAAAGGCTCAGATAGGAGTTGAGCTGGACAACTACTATTACACTGCTGCAGCGCACCATTCCCTGACCAAAGGACTTGCGCGGGCGACCTTTCATGATGCTACGGGACTGGTAAACTGGCAGCGGGCGATCAAATCGGATGGCGAGATTACATATATGCGCCGCGCTGCGCGTATTGTCGAAGGGATGCATGCGCGCATTCTGGAATGCGCCGAGCCGGGGATGCGCAAGAACGACCTTATCGCGGAAATTTATGCGGCTGGGATCAAAGGGGCGGATGGCCACTGGGGCGACTATCCGGCAATCGTGCCGATGGCTCCCTCGGGAATGGATGCGACTGCACCGCATCTGACGTGGGATGACAAGCCAATGCGCAAGGGCGAGGCCACGTTTTTTGAGATTGCAGGCGCGCACCGTCGTTATCAGTGTCCTCAATCACGCACGTTGTTTCTGGGCGATGTGCCGCAAAAGTATCGTGATGCGGAGGCTGCCGTGCTGGACGCTATGGACGCGGCACTTGAAAAGGCCAAGCCCGGCAATCAGGCCCAGGACATCGCCAACGCTTTCAACACAACGCTCAACAAGGCGGGGTTTGAGAAAGACAGCCGTTGCGGTTATGCGATCGGCATCAGCTACCCGCCAGATTGGGGAGAGAGAACAATCTCGTTCCGCCGGGGCGACACGACCGTCCTCCAACCGGGCATGACATTCCATTTCATGC